In Colletotrichum destructivum chromosome 8, complete sequence, the following proteins share a genomic window:
- a CDS encoding Putative Type 1 protein exporter has protein sequence MRKSNYSVSHRKPSWIRLFAFSKLHHLPTLVAGIFAACICAALRTAFAVVIGQMFQIISNYGSEVSGSSNTITQASQLSITICCLWAGILVGNAVVLSSWVLFGELQAKSARTSVFSRLLAHEMSWQIRELQTATSQVFGFLVVDIATSIASLALALSVTWKLTLVLVASVPFAAVALSLTSRGLHPAIMQQKEHLADASKLVHACVTGINLVKVFHGFSQEMRIYSKFTDASMELYLVQARCNAIQMSAIYNVLPQWLVLAKGMSAGQTLMQMMEGPLAEGPQGKSAGVFGPGFCVGEVQVKQVSFAYPSEPAQLVLKSSSFHFPAGETRFVLGSSGSGKSTLGSLLVNFYEPLLGEIFIDGRPLEALDKEWLRKNLTLVQQDSMSTLTSLPFGIETRIGPAGHGMSGGQVQRLALARAILRTPPILILDEIMSGLDQASKLLVMDAVRAWRRGKTTIKITHDVSQIGKDDYVYVMDRGRVIQEGTRDGISKDLDGQFASLIACSDEAGGQQRADEDVCGNPPSFCSLDSLVDQTANAMLHQSRSGEGRRISLGVSPGAALLSTDIWAQSKDCQNTGYRTEEPAFQHISQGGLQSNQVPEPHESWGRTGLEAIQAAGRIVQSTRQNKPTRRRWQVGGHVDERVNTCKLEEKKPMNEPPYLVTKSTWAVIQTVWPNLASENGTRLVMGLVFCSVASECTPVSSFCFAQLLTVFWATGGRFTAGQEWAVCLMLVAVLSGVSVFLGRYFMEHVGQAWANTLRLEGMKRTLQQQRLWFDEPDNSTRQIVETVVGTKWEAACNREAAETASITHEALINIQVTRAFTLEKYFCARHAQSAKSTYGLGLQRGLFLGPLFGFSQSIDFFIVALVGRYGMYLAAQELEMSANNLQQVANLLLFCVGQTAALMGMIPQVSASQAAATRVLFLATLTDQINKEQLCLHISYVPQTPFLFPATIAENIAYGLPETSPWRQSTNLIRAAREAGIHEFITSLSQGYDTLVGDGGQSLSGGESQRVCIARALAARPRLMILDEPTSALDSASADLIRRTIIDMLASAEDCEMSVVVATHCREMTRIAQRIVVLEAGRVVGEGTFHELQSHNRVFSTLENREL, from the exons ATGAGAAAATCTAATTATTCGGTATCCCATCGAAAACCATCATGGATACGTCTCTTCGCATTCTCGAAGCTCCATCACCTCCCAACCCTCGTTGCCGGCATTTTTGCAGCCTGTATCTGTGCTGCTTTACGAACAGCGTTTGCCGTGGTCATCGGCCAGATGTTCCAGATCATTTCGAACTACGGCAGTGAAGTGTCCGGCTCGTCAAACACCATCACCCAAGCCTCGCAGTTGAGTATTACCATCTGCTGCCTCTGGGCTGGAATTCTTGTAGGCAACGCCGTTGTCTTATCTAGCTGGGTATTATTCGGGGAACTCCAAGCAAAAAGCGCGCGGACGAGTGTGTTTTCAAGGCTACTCGCTCACGAAATGAGCTG GCAAATACGGGAACTCCAGACAGCAACGTCCCAGGTCTTTGGGTTCCTTGTGGTCGACATTGCTACCTCGATTGCATCACTCGCCCTGGCCTTGAGTGTCACCTGGAAGTTGACACTCGTACTCGTTGCTTCGGTCCCattcgccgccgtcgctctATCATTGACCAGTCGGGGACTCCATCCTGCAATTATGCAGCAAAAAGAACATCTTGCCGATGCTTCCAAGCTAGTTCACGCCTGCGTCACAGGAATCAACCTAGTCAAGGTGTTTCACGGTTTCAGCCAGGAGATGCGGATATACAGCAAGTTCACAGATGCCTCTATGGAACTGTACCTGGTGCAAGCCCGCTGCAACGCCATTCAGATGTCT GCAATCTACAATGTGCTCCCACAATGGCTTGTGCTCGCCAAAGGCATGTCTGCGGGCCAAACACTCATGCAGATGATGGAAGGGCCATTGGCCGAGGGCCCGCAGGGAAAGTCTGCAGGCGTTTTCGGCCCTGGATTTTGCGTTGGCGAGGTCCAAGTGAAGCAA GTGAGCTTCGCATATCCCTCTGAACCAGCCCAGCTGGTTCTGAAGAGTTCGTCATTCCACTTCCCTGCCGGCGAGACGCGATTCGTCCTGGGGAGTAGCGGTTCTGGAAAGAGTACGTTGGGTAGTCTCCTGGTCAACTTTTACGAGCCCTTACTGGGCGAGATATTTATCGATGGACGGCCACTTGAGGCACTGGACAAGGAGTGGCTGCGGAAGAACCTAACTCTCGTCCAGCAAGATAGCATG TCCACCCTCACATCACTCCCCTTCGGGATAGAGACCAGGATTGGCCCAGCTGGACACGGAATGAGCGGCGGGCAGGTACAAAGACTTGCTCTCGCAAGGGCAATACTGCGAACCCCCCCGATTCTGATATTGGATGAAATCATGAGTGGGTTGGACCAAGCAAGCAAGCTATTGGTTATGGACGCAGTCCGGGCTTGGCGAAGAGGCAAGACGACAATCAAAATCACGCATGACGTCTCTCAAATTGGGAAAGACGACTACGTGTATGTTATGGATCGTGGTCGTGTCATTCAAGAAGGCACCCGTGATGGTATATCCAAAGATCTCGATGGCCAGTTTGCAAGTCTCATCGCTTGCTCAGACGAAGCTGGCGGACAACAAAGAGCAGACGAAGATGTTTGTGGCAACCCCCCCAGCTTTTGCTCACTCGACTCACTTGTCGACCAAACAGCCAACGCAATGCTACATCAGTCACGCTCGGGTGAAGGACGTCGAATCTCATTGGGGGTTTCGCCCGGAGCAGCCCTCCTTTCGACAGACATTTGGGCGCAGAGCAAAGACTGCCAGAACACTGGCTATAGAACTGAGGAGCCGGCCTTTCAGCACATAAGTCAAGGTGGGTTACAATCAAATCAGGTACCCGAGCCCCATGAGTCTTGGGGAAGGACAGGTCTCGAAGCCATCCAGGCCGCAGGGCGTATCGTACAGAGCACCAGGCAAAACAAACCTACACGCCGTCGGTGGCAGGTTGGTGGCCACGTGGACGAGAGAGTCAATACGTGCAAGCTAGAGGAGAAGAAACCGATGAACGAACCGCCATATCTCGTCACCAAGTCTACATGGGCTGTCATCCAGACCGTGTGGCCCAACTTGGCTAGCGAGAACGGAACCAGGCTCGTTATGGGCTTGGTGTTCTGCTCTGTCGCTAGTGAATGTACGCCTGTGTCATCGTTCTGCTTCGCTCAACTCCTTACTGTATTCTGGGCGACTGGAGGTCGATTTACCGCCGGCCAAGAATGGGCCGTCTGTCTCATGCTGGTTGCTGTCCTCAGTGGTGTATCTGTGTTCCTTGGACGATATTTCATGGAGCATGTTGGCCAGGCTTGGGCAAATACCCTTCGTTTGGAAGGGATGAAGCGTACTCTTCAACAACAAAGGCTATGGTTTGACGAGCCCGATAACTCGACAAGGCAAATTGTTGAGACG GTTGTCGGCACCAAGTGGGAGGCGGCCTGCAATCGAGAGGCAGCAGAGACGGCGTCTATCACGCATGAGGCGCTCATCAACATCCAGGTCACTAGAGCTTTTACACTTGAAAAATATTTCTGCGCGCGGCATGCGCAGTCAGCAAAATCAACATACGGACTCGGGCTGCAGAGGGGACTATTCTTGGGGCCACTCTTTGGCTTCAGCCAGTCCATCGACTTCTTCATAGTTGCACTCGTTGGCCGGTACGGGATGTACTTGGCAGCGCAAGAACTCGAGATGTCAGCCAACAATCTCCAGCAAGTTGCGAACCTGCTCCTCTTCTGTGTTGGCCAGACGGCCGCTTTGATGGGAATGATCCCCCAAGTATCGGCATCGCAAGCCGCCGCAACTCGCGTGCTCTTTCTCGCGACGCTCACAGATCAAATCAACAAGGAGCAGCTCTGCTTGCACATCTCCTATGTGCCGCAGACCCCATTCCTTTTCCCTGCAACGATAGCAGAGAATATCGCCTACGGACTGCCAGAAACTTCGCCTTGGCGCCAAAGCACCAACTTGATAAGGGCTGCCCGAGAGGCGGGAATCCATGAGTTCATCACATCCCTTTCGCAAGGCTATGATACGCTCGTCGGAGACGGTGGCCAGAGTCTCTCGGGAGGAGAGTCACAACGAGTATGCATAGCGAGGGCACTGGCAGCACGACCGCGGCTCATGATAC
- a CDS encoding Putative major facilitator superfamily, MFS transporter superfamily — MANVGRDTEKTPRTTDLFSIPCGCPKLVGVVPPLENNSAITYRYLSFDTLLPEPADIIFHGAAGSSTKPTVPDLSKYTSPLQWPRSRKSLMLALSCIATFLTAYTAGSYSPPSYIMASDLGTSQLLVLVGITTFCVGFALSPMVLAPLSEIYGRYPVFVVSGVVYVAFQAVCSVAPTLAVMLIARFLVGVGGSVFSSVIGGVIADLWPKEQRNTPMALFSGAVLAGTGAGPLVASLVVKRMGVENGTMAWKWIFWHQVIIDTVLVVALAVLFEESRGSVILSRKAKDLNDWYQASEDSGYYTMWPEDMEETSGDTDTTSESGDIRWCSYSGSANHGSACGSSWSCPAPCRPKRLRWLVKDDEKQASLVKLVSVSVSRPFHLLFTEPVVFFFSVWCAFAWAVLYCTFGSIPLVLSRTRGMDIEQSGYFFIAMIVGSVVATTVGVFQDKLLRLPQWRADSPLNEPSRFWLFMRHWFPVEAPESRLYFTCITAVLLPVGLFIFGFTANQRFHWVAPAFGVGLATWGIYSVYLATFNYFADVYHIYASSALAAQSCCRNILGGVFPLVTGALFRNLGEKHAGSLLGSIAAGLAIIPWALVFFGERIRRRSKISLKTI; from the coding sequence ATGGCAAACGTGGGCAGGGATACTGAAAAGACGCCCCGGACAACCGACCTCTTCTCGATTCCATGTGGCTGCCCCAAGCTTGTCGGGGTTGTGCCCCCTCTTGAGAACAATAGTGCCATCACATATCGATATTTGAGCTTCGATACGCTCCTTCCCGAACCGGCAGACATTATATTTCATGGCGCAGCCGGATCATCAACAAAGCCGACGGTCCCGGACCTGTCCAAATACACATCTCCTCTGCAATGGCCTCGCTCGCGCAAATCCTTGATGCTGGCGCTTTCGTGTATCGCCACCTTCCTCACTGCTTATACAGCCGGCTCGTACTCCCCGCCGTCGTATATCATGGCCAGTGACCTTGGTACTTCCCAGCTTTTGGTCTTGGTGGGAATAACAACCTTCTGCGTTGGGTTCGCTCTCTCGCCCATGGTCCTGGCGCCATTATCAGAAATATATGGCCGATATCCGGTTTTCGTCGTTTCTGGGGTAGTTTATGTGGCCTTTCAGGCCGTCTGCTCCGTTGCACCAACCCTGGCTGTCATGCTCATCGCGAGATTTcttgttggcgtcggcggctccGTCTTCAGCTCCGTAATCGGCGGTGTCATCGCAGACCTGTGGCCAAAGGAGCAGAGAAATACGCCTATGGCCCTCTTCAGCGGTGCGGTGCTTGCGGGCACAGGGGCCGGCCCCTTAGTGGCGTCTCTTGTGGTGAAGCGCATGGGTGTCGAAAATGGGACGATGGCCTGGAAATGGATCTTCTGGCATCAGGTTATCATCGACACTGTACTTGTTGTTGCTCTTGCTGTCCTCTTCGAAGAGAGCCGGGGGTCGGTGATCCTGTCAAGAAAGGCCAAGGATCTGAACGACTGGTATCAGGCAAGCGAAGACTCGGGTTACTATACAATGTGGCCTGAAGACATGGAGGAGACCAGCGGGGACACAGACACGACTTCAGAGTCAGGCGACATCCGATGGTGCTCTTACTCTGGGTCGGCAAACCATGGTTCAGCTTGCGGCTCAAGTTGGTCATGTCCCGCGCCGTGCAGACCCAAGAGACTGCGGTGGCTAGTGAAAGATGATGAGAAACAAGCGTCTCTGGTAAAGCTCGTttccgtctccgtctcgcgCCCGTTTCACTTGCTGTTCACGGAgcccgtcgtcttcttcttctccgtctgGTGCGCCTTTGCGTGGGCTGTCCTCTACTGTACGTTCGGGAGCATTCCTTTGGTGCTGTCACGTACAAGAGGCATGGACATTGAACAGTCGGGGTATTTCTTCATTGCCATGATAGTTGGATCTGTGGTGGCTACTACCGTCGGCGTTTTTCAAGACAAACTGCTTCGACTGCCCCAGTGGCGGGCCGACAGCCCTCTCAATGAGCCGTCTCGCTTTTGGCTGTTCATGAGGCATTGGTTCCCTGTCGAGGCGCCCGAATCGCGACTATATTTCACCTGCATCACCGCGGTCTTATTACCAGTCGGGCTATTCATTTTCGGCTTTACTGCGAACCAAAGGTTCCATTGGGTTGCTCCAGCTTTCGGTGTCGGCCTGGCAACCTGGGGTATTTACTCGGTGTATTTGGCCACCTTTAACTATTTTGCTGATGTTTACCACATTTACGCGTCCTCCGCACTCGCTGCGCAGTCGTGTTGCCGGAACATACTCGGCGGGGTTTTCCCACTCGTCACCGGCGCCTTGTTTCGGAATCTTGGAGAGAAACACGCAGGTTCGCTCCTCGGCAGCATTGCAGCTGGACTAGCTATTATCCCTTGGGCACTCGTGTTCTTTGGCGAGAGGATTCGTAGGAGGAGTAAAATTAGTCTTAAAACTATTTAG